In Halarcobacter bivalviorum, a genomic segment contains:
- a CDS encoding MutS-related protein: MREEVQALLEDKKTLLTITYFKLQQLFEKKYGENTVVLMEIGTFFEVYEVNNDEEQIGKAKEIAELLNIQLTRKNKSILENSKENPIMAGVPAISLEKHLARIISEQKYTVVLIRQKGVPPKVSRYLDTVVSPGTNFDFVIDQDENNITSLVVDQIKGIYLVGYSAIDVTTGKCYYNEIHGTSEDKFYSLDEVFNYMNMHRTNEVVITFADKNINQKEVIDYLELKLKTFHIGNFIPKVTYQNELFKNVFDIESLLTAIEHLDMERAPLSSQSLAILIDFVIGHDSNIIQKLSLPIKLDVSKYIYLGNNALEQLNIIETSHNPSLIKLINNTSTAMGKRLLKERLTHPVKDSKELLRRYALSKELFDYHGPIENELANIYDIERLTRRIKLARLHPFELNYLYDSLLSIKEVVAFMENYKFITPPCSLAQLQMFIDSIESTFDLAVSGKYMLKDVESNMVCDGINHEIDELNKENEKLFEKLELIKNHILKLLNAKDSNFVGINRLDKEGFFLTLTKNRFNLIKEELLNSHLIIDDELLLFKDFNIKLQTTSVKISCKLSDEISDKYVHNLRKIIELNKLVFKEKLNEFEKKFATLLEELVQFIAEVDLTVSNIKTAKKYNYVCPKIVKTKDDENFLELIDLRHPIIEANEEQGIYVPNDIILGELSLSKDEFKNNVIIKNSNPVNIYNNKMHGVLLYGINSSGKSSLMKSIGIAVILAQAGFYVPCKSMRFSIFDSVFTRISGADNIAKGLSSFAVEMLELKNIFNRATKQSLILGDEISHSTETMSGLSIVASAILKLAKLESIFVFATHLHQLPEIKEIENLKNIIPLHLSVMYQDEEDKLIFDRKLKYGSGSSMYGLEYAKSLHMDREFLSVANEIRKRLTDDYDKIERLTQKKTSKYNKDLFASTCIICGRACDDVHHIKEQARANKDGFIGHINQNHKYNLIPLCKLHHKMVHEGKINVNGFVATSKGLELHYTMAEEQE; encoded by the coding sequence TTGAGAGAAGAAGTTCAAGCCTTATTAGAGGATAAAAAAACCTTACTTACAATTACCTATTTTAAACTTCAACAACTTTTTGAAAAGAAGTATGGAGAAAATACTGTAGTACTTATGGAAATAGGTACTTTTTTTGAAGTTTATGAAGTAAATAATGATGAAGAACAAATAGGAAAAGCAAAAGAGATTGCTGAACTATTAAATATACAATTAACAAGAAAAAATAAATCTATTTTAGAAAACTCAAAAGAGAATCCTATTATGGCTGGAGTTCCAGCAATCTCTTTAGAAAAACATCTTGCAAGAATTATTTCAGAACAAAAATATACAGTAGTACTAATAAGACAAAAAGGTGTTCCACCTAAAGTAAGTAGATACCTTGATACAGTTGTAAGTCCTGGTACAAACTTTGATTTTGTAATAGACCAAGATGAAAATAATATCACATCTTTAGTAGTAGACCAAATAAAAGGTATCTATCTTGTAGGATATTCTGCTATTGATGTAACAACTGGTAAGTGTTATTATAATGAAATTCATGGAACAAGTGAAGATAAGTTTTACTCTTTAGATGAAGTATTTAATTATATGAATATGCATCGTACAAATGAGGTAGTAATTACCTTTGCTGATAAAAATATAAATCAAAAAGAGGTAATTGATTATTTAGAATTAAAACTAAAGACTTTTCATATAGGAAACTTTATTCCAAAAGTTACTTACCAAAATGAACTATTCAAAAATGTCTTTGATATAGAATCACTACTTACAGCAATAGAACATCTTGATATGGAAAGAGCTCCTCTTAGTTCACAAAGTTTAGCAATACTTATTGATTTTGTAATAGGACATGATTCAAATATTATTCAAAAACTTTCACTTCCTATAAAACTTGATGTCTCAAAATATATCTATTTAGGAAATAATGCTTTAGAGCAATTAAATATCATAGAGACTTCTCATAATCCAAGTTTAATAAAACTAATCAATAATACTTCAACCGCAATGGGTAAAAGATTATTAAAAGAGAGACTTACTCATCCTGTAAAAGATAGCAAAGAACTGTTAAGAAGATATGCTTTATCAAAAGAGTTATTTGATTATCATGGACCTATTGAAAATGAGTTAGCAAATATTTATGATATAGAAAGACTTACAAGAAGAATAAAACTTGCAAGACTACATCCTTTTGAGTTAAACTATTTATATGACTCTTTACTTAGTATAAAAGAAGTAGTTGCTTTCATGGAGAACTATAAATTTATAACTCCACCTTGTAGCTTAGCCCAACTTCAAATGTTTATTGATTCTATTGAGTCAACTTTTGATTTAGCAGTATCTGGTAAATATATGTTAAAAGATGTTGAATCAAATATGGTTTGTGATGGAATAAACCATGAGATAGATGAGTTAAATAAAGAGAATGAAAAACTTTTTGAAAAATTAGAGTTAATAAAAAATCATATTTTAAAACTTTTAAATGCAAAAGATTCAAACTTTGTAGGTATTAATAGACTTGATAAAGAGGGTTTCTTTTTAACACTTACAAAAAATAGGTTTAACCTAATAAAAGAAGAGTTATTAAACTCTCACCTTATTATTGATGATGAGTTACTACTTTTCAAAGATTTTAATATAAAACTACAAACTACTTCAGTAAAAATCTCTTGTAAATTAAGTGATGAAATCTCAGATAAATATGTACATAATTTAAGAAAAATTATAGAGCTAAATAAACTTGTATTTAAAGAGAAACTAAATGAGTTTGAAAAGAAATTTGCAACACTACTTGAAGAGTTAGTTCAGTTTATTGCTGAGGTTGATTTAACAGTTTCAAATATCAAAACAGCAAAAAAATATAATTATGTTTGTCCAAAAATAGTAAAAACAAAAGATGATGAAAACTTTTTAGAACTAATAGACTTAAGACATCCAATTATTGAAGCAAATGAAGAGCAGGGAATTTATGTACCAAATGATATTATCTTAGGGGAGTTATCCCTTTCAAAAGATGAGTTTAAAAATAATGTAATTATTAAAAACTCAAACCCTGTAAATATTTATAATAATAAAATGCATGGAGTTTTACTTTATGGTATAAACTCTTCTGGTAAATCTTCACTTATGAAATCAATTGGTATAGCAGTTATTTTAGCTCAAGCAGGTTTTTATGTACCTTGTAAGTCAATGAGATTTTCTATTTTTGATTCTGTTTTTACAAGAATAAGTGGAGCTGATAATATAGCAAAAGGACTTTCATCTTTTGCAGTAGAGATGCTTGAACTAAAAAATATATTTAATAGAGCTACAAAACAATCTTTAATCTTAGGAGATGAGATTTCTCATAGTACAGAAACAATGAGTGGTTTATCTATTGTTGCAAGTGCTATTTTAAAGTTAGCAAAACTTGAATCAATCTTTGTTTTTGCAACACATCTTCATCAACTTCCAGAGATTAAAGAGATTGAAAATCTTAAAAATATAATTCCACTTCATCTTTCTGTGATGTATCAAGATGAGGAAGATAAGCTTATTTTTGATAGAAAATTAAAATATGGAAGTGGTTCATCAATGTATGGATTAGAGTATGCTAAATCACTCCATATGGATAGAGAGTTCTTAAGCGTTGCAAATGAGATAAGAAAACGATTAACAGATGATTACGATAAGATAGAGAGACTTACTCAAAAGAAAACCTCTAAATACAATAAAGATTTATTTGCCTCTACTTGTATTATTTGTGGAAGAGCTTGTGATGATGTACACCATATCAAAGAACAAGCAAGAGCAAATAAAGATGGTTTTATAGGTCATATAAATCAAAACCATAAATATAATCTAATACCGCTTTGTAAACTTCATCATAAAATGGTACATGAGGGTAAAATCAATGTAAATGGTTTTGTGGCAACTTCAAAAGGGTTAGAGCTTCATTATACTATGGCTGAAGAGCAAGAGTAA
- a CDS encoding thioredoxin family protein: MKNLNSLEEVNSIISTGEPVLIYFSGQNCSVCTALKPKIEEQINLNLPKIETYEVKADIYKEIASNFSVFSIPTILVFFDSKEFKREGRNISVINFIRELERPYNLFMD, from the coding sequence ATGAAGAACCTAAATAGTTTAGAAGAAGTTAATTCGATTATAAGTACAGGTGAGCCTGTACTTATATATTTTTCAGGACAAAATTGTTCTGTATGTACTGCCTTAAAACCTAAAATTGAAGAGCAAATCAATCTTAATTTACCAAAAATTGAAACTTATGAAGTAAAAGCTGATATCTATAAAGAAATAGCAAGCAATTTTTCGGTATTTTCTATACCAACTATCTTGGTATTTTTTGATTCAAAAGAGTTTAAAAGAGAGGGAAGAAATATCTCTGTTATAAACTTTATAAGAGAGTTAGAAAGACCATACAATTTATTTATGGATTAG
- a CDS encoding phosphatidylserine decarboxylase, translating to MFNNLIAKEGQSKVFYLFLAFVLFFILDCEFLSFIFFVLTIWFALIYRNKRLEKDYDISDILAPISGKVSTIDKRDNKIQIIIDVSLCDNHILRAPKNGNFILIHQKGLNTLLDSLKAKKLNEKATIKYSDMNIELISSLYGTDISIFSNEALMGDKLGVFLHGQVIVELDNSQEILVNIGNKVESGKTVLARAK from the coding sequence ATGTTTAATAATTTAATTGCAAAAGAAGGACAAAGTAAAGTTTTTTATCTGTTTTTAGCTTTTGTTTTATTTTTTATTTTAGATTGTGAGTTTTTATCTTTTATCTTTTTTGTGCTTACTATATGGTTTGCATTAATTTATAGAAACAAAAGATTAGAAAAAGATTATGATATTTCTGATATTTTAGCTCCTATTTCAGGAAAAGTATCAACAATTGATAAAAGAGATAATAAAATACAAATTATAATTGATGTTTCTTTATGTGATAATCACATTTTAAGAGCACCAAAAAACGGTAATTTTATCTTAATACATCAAAAAGGTTTAAATACTTTATTAGATTCATTAAAAGCAAAAAAATTAAATGAAAAAGCAACAATAAAATATTCTGATATGAATATAGAATTAATCTCATCTTTATATGGAACAGATATTTCTATTTTTTCAAATGAAGCTCTTATGGGAGATAAGCTTGGAGTTTTTTTACATGGACAAGTTATTGTAGAATTAGATAATTCACAAGAGATTTTAGTAAATATAGGTAATAAAGTAGAATCAGGAAAGACTGTTTTAGCGAGAGCTAAATAA
- a CDS encoding heme-binding domain-containing protein translates to MKRTLLIFLIVFIVMQFIQTDKINSETKPELEMKTPPEISAIFKPACYDCHSNSTTWPWYSYIAPFSWIIDSHVTNGRKALNFSIWESYDEEKKEEKMKAIFRTAYASMPLQSYIKAHDKANLTREQRTLIRDWTGVKK, encoded by the coding sequence ATGAAAAGAACGCTTTTAATATTTTTAATAGTATTTATTGTAATGCAATTTATACAAACAGATAAAATAAATAGTGAAACAAAGCCAGAATTAGAGATGAAAACACCTCCTGAGATAAGTGCTATTTTTAAACCTGCTTGTTATGATTGCCACTCAAACTCTACAACATGGCCTTGGTATTCTTATATTGCTCCTTTTTCATGGATAATTGATTCTCATGTTACAAATGGAAGAAAAGCTTTAAACTTCTCAATTTGGGAAAGCTATGATGAAGAGAAAAAAGAAGAGAAAATGAAAGCTATTTTTAGAACAGCTTATGCTTCTATGCCTTTACAAAGTTATATTAAAGCACATGATAAAGCTAATTTGACAAGAGAACAAAGAACATTAATCAGAGATTGGACTGGAGTAAAAAAGTAA
- a CDS encoding ATP-binding protein has translation MKNLSIKIKLIIIFVLIKIVPLLIISYIAYQGVIQLDKYIHNSTDYLFKESKNIINQTAKASIDDSIKFLDKKSQLSLERLSYEIANNVAQFLYQRDEDLLFLSKVDLNQELLEKFYNSKQREIIVHGEYIYNENTKVWVLKNKKDSQEEIKRTILEDNKREFHFTDAKNFKKKKIPIYKEISFFNLKGEELYKISSIDNKLKNISLQKNTYVNAENYFQEIQKLKKDEIYVSNVIGEYVKSKIIGKYTKERTDKLNIEFEPEKSAYAGKENPIGKKFEGIIRFITPVYKNNKKVGFLSLALDHEHIMQFTDTVNPTGKEPVQDITDASSGNYAFMWDYKGRNISHVRDFFIVGYDKTTGKEVMPWLSESLAKKYEDSKLEINEFLSSYPTFENQTLTKKPNIQQVIKEGNVGLDCRYLNFAPQCHGWMEVTKNGGYGSFIIYWSNVWKLSTAATIPYYTGQYASSKRGFGFVTIGANVDEFHAAANETKRSVTKILNQQTDSMKEVVEQNGFEIHKFIIMLINELTIVTLIMVLIIILIALALSSYISKKIEKLLIGTTKFSKNELDYRIEVTTNDEIGKLEKSFNTMASKLEEHIKKEKEINKTLKIKVEQEVAKQRKQEQILIQQSKHAAMGEMISNIAHQWRQPLNAVSLVIQNLKFSYYAGDLTKESLDRSVEKATMLTNSMSKTIDDFRDFFKPNKVKVEFSLQKSINRVISLVEASFNSSDIKIEQEIPKKELTIFGYENEFSQALLNIVNNAKDIILENDIKNGLIKISSFEEKGLYVIEVSDNANGIKKENQEKIFNPYFTTKEEGKGTGIGLYMTKTIIENNMEGKIFLKESSSKGTIFRIEFKKL, from the coding sequence GTGAAAAATCTTAGTATAAAAATAAAGCTGATAATAATTTTTGTATTAATTAAAATTGTACCTCTTTTAATTATCTCTTATATAGCATATCAAGGAGTAATCCAGTTAGATAAATATATTCATAATAGTACAGATTATCTATTTAAAGAGAGTAAAAATATTATAAATCAAACTGCAAAAGCTTCTATTGATGATAGTATTAAGTTCTTAGACAAAAAATCTCAACTTTCACTGGAGAGACTATCTTATGAAATAGCAAATAATGTAGCTCAATTTTTATATCAAAGGGATGAAGATTTACTTTTTTTATCAAAAGTAGATTTAAATCAAGAACTTCTAGAAAAGTTTTACAACTCAAAACAAAGAGAGATAATTGTTCATGGTGAATATATTTATAATGAAAATACTAAAGTTTGGGTGTTAAAAAATAAAAAAGATAGTCAAGAAGAAATAAAAAGAACTATTCTTGAAGATAATAAAAGAGAGTTTCATTTTACTGATGCTAAAAACTTTAAAAAGAAAAAAATACCAATTTATAAAGAGATTAGTTTTTTTAATTTAAAAGGAGAAGAACTTTATAAAATATCTTCAATTGATAATAAATTAAAAAATATTTCACTTCAAAAAAATACCTATGTAAATGCAGAAAACTATTTTCAAGAGATACAAAAATTAAAAAAAGATGAAATATATGTTTCTAATGTTATTGGAGAGTATGTAAAATCAAAAATTATTGGTAAATATACTAAAGAGAGAACAGATAAATTAAATATAGAGTTTGAACCTGAAAAATCAGCTTATGCAGGAAAAGAAAACCCAATAGGTAAAAAATTTGAAGGAATTATTAGATTTATAACTCCTGTATATAAAAACAATAAAAAAGTAGGTTTTTTATCTTTAGCTTTAGACCATGAACATATTATGCAGTTTACTGATACAGTAAATCCTACAGGAAAAGAACCTGTACAAGATATTACTGATGCAAGTTCTGGTAATTATGCTTTTATGTGGGACTACAAAGGAAGAAATATTTCTCATGTAAGAGATTTTTTTATAGTAGGTTATGATAAAACAACTGGAAAAGAAGTAATGCCTTGGTTAAGTGAGAGTTTAGCTAAAAAATATGAAGACTCAAAACTTGAAATTAATGAATTTTTATCTTCTTATCCAACTTTTGAAAATCAAACTTTAACAAAAAAGCCAAATATTCAACAAGTAATAAAAGAAGGAAATGTAGGTTTGGATTGTAGATATTTAAACTTTGCACCTCAATGTCATGGTTGGATGGAAGTTACTAAAAATGGTGGATATGGCTCTTTTATTATCTATTGGAGTAATGTTTGGAAATTATCAACAGCTGCAACAATTCCTTATTATACTGGACAATATGCCTCTTCAAAAAGAGGTTTTGGTTTTGTAACAATAGGTGCAAATGTAGATGAATTTCATGCTGCTGCAAATGAGACTAAAAGAAGTGTAACTAAAATTTTAAATCAACAAACAGATAGTATGAAAGAAGTTGTTGAACAAAATGGTTTTGAAATTCATAAATTTATAATTATGTTAATAAATGAACTAACTATAGTAACTTTAATAATGGTCTTAATAATTATATTAATAGCTTTAGCTTTATCTTCTTACATAAGTAAAAAAATAGAAAAACTATTAATTGGTACAACTAAGTTTTCAAAAAATGAACTTGATTATCGAATAGAAGTTACAACAAATGATGAAATAGGAAAACTAGAAAAATCATTTAATACCATGGCTTCTAAACTTGAAGAACATATTAAAAAAGAAAAAGAGATAAATAAAACTTTAAAAATTAAAGTAGAACAAGAAGTTGCAAAACAAAGAAAACAAGAACAAATTTTAATCCAACAATCTAAGCATGCAGCAATGGGGGAAATGATTTCAAATATTGCACATCAATGGAGACAACCTTTAAATGCAGTCTCTTTAGTTATTCAAAATTTGAAGTTTTCATATTATGCTGGGGATTTAACAAAGGAATCTTTAGACCGTTCAGTTGAAAAAGCAACAATGCTAACAAATAGTATGTCTAAAACAATTGATGATTTTAGAGACTTTTTTAAACCAAATAAAGTAAAAGTTGAGTTCTCTTTACAAAAAAGTATAAATAGAGTTATCTCTTTAGTTGAAGCAAGCTTTAATAGTAGTGATATAAAAATTGAACAAGAAATACCTAAAAAAGAATTAACTATTTTTGGATATGAAAATGAGTTTTCTCAAGCATTACTTAATATTGTAAATAATGCCAAAGATATAATTCTTGAAAATGATATTAAAAATGGTTTAATTAAAATCTCCTCTTTTGAAGAAAAAGGCCTTTATGTTATTGAGGTTTCAGATAATGCAAATGGAATAAAAAAAGAGAATCAAGAGAAAATATTTAATCCTTATTTTACTACAAAAGAAGAGGGTAAAGGTACAGGAATAGGTCTTTATATGACAAAAACCATTATTGAAAATAATATGGAAGGTAAAATCTTCTTAAAAGAGTCTTCTTCTAAAGGAACTATCTTTAGAATTGAGTTTAAAAAACTTTAA
- a CDS encoding HPP family protein gives MSYIKKIKGNKAELPPKVEAIEVAFAFIGAFIAISVVAYLTNSYENIFIMGSFGATCVLLFGFSESPFSQPRNIFFGHVISTFMGLFFFHFVGDYWWSLALALASAVAMMLLTRTVHPPAGSNPVIVFLMGASWDFLFLPTALGAMIIILVGVLYNNLHKKRVYPNYWI, from the coding sequence ATGAGTTATATAAAAAAAATAAAAGGAAATAAGGCAGAACTTCCCCCAAAAGTAGAGGCTATTGAGGTTGCCTTTGCTTTTATTGGTGCATTTATTGCAATATCAGTTGTTGCTTACTTAACAAATAGTTATGAAAATATCTTTATCATGGGTTCATTTGGAGCAACTTGTGTTTTACTATTTGGATTTAGTGAGAGTCCCTTCTCTCAACCAAGAAATATCTTTTTTGGACATGTAATTTCTACATTTATGGGATTATTCTTTTTCCATTTTGTGGGAGATTATTGGTGGAGTTTAGCCTTAGCTTTAGCCTCTGCAGTTGCCATGATGTTACTTACTAGAACAGTTCATCCTCCAGCAGGTTCAAATCCTGTTATAGTATTCTTAATGGGTGCTTCTTGGGATTTCCTATTCTTACCTACTGCTTTAGGGGCTATGATTATAATTTTAGTTGGTGTTCTTTATAACAATTTACACAAAAAAAGAGTCTATCCAAACTACTGGATATAA
- a CDS encoding 2-isopropylmalate synthase has translation MDKNKIIVFDTTLRDGEQSPGCSMNTEEKIKVALQLEKLGVDVIEAGFAAASPGDFDAVSRIAERVTNSSICSLSRAVENDIKQAGLAVQKAAMHRIHTFIATSPIHMKYKLKMSEEEVIKRAVHAVEYARTFVDDVEFSLEDAGRSEIPFMKEVMDAVIAAGASTINLPDTVGYRLPTELGAMVKELSDFAGDRARISVHNHNDLGLATANTLAAVLNGARQIEVTINGLGERAGNSALEEAVMAIKTRRDAFGDLYTDINTKEIYATSKLVATITGVEPQQNKAIVGKNAFAHESGIHQDGVLKHQETYEIMRPEDVGVIKDSTLILGKHSGRAAFRDKINQLGFDKVSDEELNSAFEKFKVLADKKKDVTDDDVRMLITDESLNQDKTYELVGLQISDCSNGVPTAAVSIKHNDEVLTDANIGNGTMDAIFKTIDRLTGYNGELQSYNVTSVTEGKDALAKVTTRVVFDDTSPSFVGHGLSVDTMLATANAYVSALNSYLSQKQRLSKNTTHQV, from the coding sequence ATGGATAAGAATAAAATTATAGTTTTTGATACTACATTAAGGGATGGTGAACAATCTCCTGGTTGTTCGATGAATACGGAAGAGAAGATTAAAGTTGCATTACAATTAGAGAAATTAGGTGTAGATGTAATTGAAGCTGGTTTTGCAGCAGCAAGCCCAGGAGATTTTGATGCAGTTTCAAGAATTGCAGAAAGAGTTACAAACTCATCAATCTGTTCATTAAGTAGAGCAGTTGAAAATGATATTAAACAAGCTGGTTTAGCAGTACAAAAAGCGGCAATGCATAGAATTCACACATTTATTGCTACTTCACCAATTCATATGAAATATAAATTAAAAATGAGTGAAGAAGAAGTTATTAAAAGAGCAGTTCATGCAGTAGAATATGCTAGAACATTTGTAGATGATGTTGAATTCTCTTTAGAAGATGCTGGAAGATCAGAGATTCCATTTATGAAAGAAGTTATGGATGCAGTTATCGCTGCTGGTGCTTCAACTATTAATTTACCAGATACAGTTGGATATAGATTACCAACAGAATTAGGTGCAATGGTAAAAGAATTATCAGATTTTGCAGGCGATAGAGCTAGAATCTCTGTTCATAATCACAATGACTTAGGATTAGCAACAGCAAATACTTTAGCAGCTGTATTAAATGGTGCAAGACAAATTGAAGTAACAATTAATGGTTTAGGTGAAAGAGCAGGAAACTCTGCTTTAGAAGAGGCTGTAATGGCTATTAAAACAAGAAGAGATGCTTTTGGAGATTTATATACAGATATAAATACAAAAGAGATTTATGCTACATCTAAATTAGTTGCAACTATTACTGGTGTTGAGCCACAACAAAACAAAGCAATTGTAGGTAAAAATGCTTTTGCTCACGAAAGTGGTATTCACCAAGATGGTGTATTAAAACATCAAGAAACATATGAGATTATGAGACCTGAAGATGTAGGTGTTATTAAAGACTCTACATTAATCTTAGGTAAACACTCTGGACGTGCAGCATTTAGAGATAAAATCAATCAATTAGGATTTGATAAAGTAAGTGATGAAGAGTTAAATTCTGCATTTGAAAAATTCAAAGTATTAGCTGATAAGAAAAAAGATGTTACTGATGATGATGTAAGAATGTTAATTACAGATGAGTCTTTAAATCAAGATAAAACTTATGAATTAGTAGGATTACAAATCTCTGACTGTTCAAATGGTGTTCCCACAGCAGCAGTATCTATTAAACACAATGATGAGGTATTAACAGATGCAAATATTGGTAATGGAACAATGGATGCAATCTTTAAAACAATTGATAGACTTACAGGCTACAATGGAGAGTTACAAAGTTATAATGTAACTTCAGTAACAGAAGGTAAAGATGCTTTAGCAAAAGTTACAACAAGAGTTGTTTTTGATGATACTTCTCCATCATTTGTTGGACATGGATTAAGTGTTGATACAATGCTTGCAACTGCAAATGCATATGTTAGTGCATTAAACTCTTATCTTTCTCAAAAACAGAGATTATCTAAAAATACTACTCACCAAGTATAA
- a CDS encoding DUF1538 domain-containing protein produces the protein MTQLNFFLKLLKESFRDLVPIIVVILFFQLAIIQAVPDGWLSTAIGLAIVGVGLAIFLQGLEIGIFPVGEGLARDFAKHGTMLWVLFFAFLIGFGTTIAEPALAVIADKAASISSGRIDATILRLVVAGSVGFAIFLGVYRIYKGHPIHYYIIAGYMLVVGVTFFAPQEIIGLAYDLGGVTTSTVTVPLVAALGIGLATTIKGRNPVIDGFGLIAFASLTPMIFVQIYGIAVYNLVEAKDVADVAVQATVSTSANITFNSLLTGIINVIKDVAPILLIILFFQYAVLKKRIDNLKTVLLGFVLVILGLDAFILGLEMGLFTLGETMAYQLTKSDSVMMIYAFAFAIGFSTTMAEPALMAIAKKAKEISDGKINDFALRIFVAFGVAVGIALGAFRIVDGGHIHYYIIFGYIVVIILTSIAPKYIIPIAYDSGGVTTSTVTVPLVAALGIGLATNIEGRSPLIDGFGLIAFASLFPMITVMLYGIIIEKLGVKSDTEIETANILKDALIDAENMDLATVNIDGSDRRHSLPMDFSAVVIIVPKDKKIDAIQAASKAGASGVTVLRADGIGLGEMDNFYRTSFEANDALLLFLLPQSLVNPVIKSIIHSLHITTSGKGIAFAFPLTHMKGISLSRHDIFVNRKDHKNPENNVEKLIKEEEEKVLEKLQEHSKIVNEEPK, from the coding sequence ATGACACAATTAAACTTCTTCTTGAAGCTGTTAAAAGAGTCTTTTAGGGACTTAGTTCCTATTATTGTTGTAATTTTATTTTTTCAACTTGCAATTATTCAAGCTGTTCCAGATGGGTGGCTTAGTACTGCTATTGGTTTAGCAATTGTTGGAGTTGGTTTAGCAATATTTTTACAAGGTTTAGAAATAGGTATTTTCCCTGTTGGTGAAGGATTAGCGAGGGATTTTGCAAAGCATGGAACAATGCTTTGGGTTCTATTTTTTGCCTTTTTAATTGGATTTGGTACAACTATTGCTGAGCCCGCACTTGCCGTTATTGCAGATAAAGCTGCTTCTATTTCAAGTGGAAGAATTGATGCTACTATACTTAGACTTGTAGTTGCAGGCTCTGTTGGTTTTGCTATATTTTTAGGTGTTTATAGAATTTATAAAGGTCATCCAATTCACTACTATATCATTGCTGGATATATGTTAGTAGTTGGAGTTACTTTTTTTGCTCCACAAGAGATTATTGGTCTTGCTTATGACTTAGGTGGAGTTACTACTTCTACAGTTACAGTTCCCCTTGTTGCAGCTCTTGGAATTGGACTAGCAACTACTATAAAAGGAAGAAATCCAGTTATTGATGGATTTGGACTTATCGCTTTTGCTTCATTAACACCAATGATTTTTGTACAGATTTATGGAATTGCTGTATATAATTTAGTTGAAGCTAAAGATGTTGCAGACGTTGCAGTTCAAGCAACAGTATCTACAAGTGCAAATATTACTTTTAATTCTTTATTAACTGGAATAATAAATGTAATTAAAGATGTTGCACCAATTTTACTTATTATTTTATTTTTCCAATATGCCGTATTAAAGAAAAGAATTGATAATTTAAAAACAGTATTATTAGGTTTTGTTCTTGTTATTTTAGGTTTAGATGCCTTTATCCTTGGTCTTGAAATGGGGTTATTTACTCTTGGTGAGACTATGGCTTATCAACTTACAAAATCTGATTCAGTAATGATGATTTATGCTTTTGCTTTTGCAATTGGTTTTTCTACAACAATGGCAGAACCAGCTCTTATGGCTATTGCAAAAAAAGCAAAAGAGATTAGTGATGGAAAGATTAATGATTTTGCTTTAAGAATTTTTGTTGCTTTTGGGGTTGCTGTTGGTATTGCTTTAGGAGCATTTAGAATTGTAGATGGGGGACATATTCACTACTACATTATTTTTGGATATATTGTAGTTATTATCTTAACTTCAATTGCTCCAAAATATATTATTCCTATTGCATATGATTCAGGAGGAGTTACAACTTCTACTGTTACAGTTCCTCTTGTTGCTGCACTTGGGATTGGATTAGCTACAAATATAGAAGGAAGAAGCCCACTTATTGATGGTTTTGGTCTTATTGCCTTTGCTTCACTTTTTCCAATGATTACTGTAATGCTTTATGGAATTATTATTGAAAAACTTGGTGTTAAATCTGATACTGAAATTGAAACTGCAAATATCTTGAAAGATGCACTTATTGATGCAGAAAATATGGACTTAGCAACTGTAAATATTGATGGAAGTGATAGAAGACACTCTTTACCAATGGATTTTTCAGCAGTTGTAATTATTGTACCTAAAGATAAAAAAATTGATGCAATTCAAGCTGCAAGTAAAGCAGGAGCTTCAGGTGTTACAGTATTAAGAGCAGATGGGATTGGACTTGGAGAGATGGATAACTTCTATAGAACTTCATTTGAGGCAAATGATGCTCTATTATTATTCTTACTTCCACAAAGTTTAGTGAATCCTGTGATAAAATCTATTATTCATTCACTACATATAACAACAAGTGGTAAAGGTATAGCTTTTGCTTTCCCATTAACTCATATGAAAGGGATTAGTTTAAGTAGACATGATATTTTTGTAAATAGAAAAGATCATAAAAATCCAGAAAATAATGTAGAAAAATTAATAAAAGAGGAAGAGGAAAAAGTTCTTGAAAAATTACAAGAACATTCAAAAATTGTAAATGAAGAACCTAAATAG